The DNA window ATGGGACTGGTTATCGGGATTGTTTTTGCATTTGGTGCCGAAGTATTCGACACCTCTATGGGGACCATTGAAGATGTGGAGAATTTGCTCCAGGTTCCGGTTCTGGGGGTGATTCCTTTTATGGCGAAAGGGGAAAAGGAAAAGCATCGCGGGGGCAACGCGGATTCAGGGGCAGGAAGGAAACGGGATCTGATTACCCACTATGATCCCAAGTCCTTCCCGGCGGAAGCGTTCCGTACGCTCAGGTCGAACCTTGAGTTTTTGAGCCTGGACAAGAAAGGAAAGTCGTTTCTGATTACAAGTTCGTTTGTGCAGGAAGGAAAAACATTCAACGCGGTAAACCTGGCACTCAGCATGGCACAAACAGGAAGCAGGGTACTTCTATTGGAGGCGGATTTGCGCAAGCCCACCATCCACAGGACGTTTGGTCTGGAAAAAACACCGGGGCTGACGGATTGCGTTCTGGGAAACTATCAGTGGAAAGACATTGTCAACACTATTACCGATGTAATGCTCGGTGATTTTGAACTGGAAGAAATCCTAAGAACCCCGGGTCTTGATAATCTTCACATCATCTGTGCCGGAACAAAACCGCCCAATCCGGCCGAAATTTTACGATCAAAGCGCTTTGGTGAGATATTGCAGGAGGTGTATCAACATTATGACATCATCATTCTTGATGCGCCTCCTATTTTGCCCGTGGTTGACGCTACTGAAATAGGACCTCACGTAGACGGTGTCGTTATCGTATACACGGTAGGGAAAATAGGCCGGGGAGTTCTGAAGCGGGCCAAGATGTCCATGGACAACATCCATGCCAATGTGTGGGGTATCATTTTAAACAACGTTAAACCGGAAGCGGGCCCTGACTATTTCAAGTATCATACCCAATACTATTACGGTCCCCAAGAGGAAATAGAACGCAAAAAAAGCAGTCCAATTAAGGGCTTTTTTCTAAAGCTTTTTAAGCCGGCCTCTTCGGTTAAGCCCTTTCTGCTGGTAATATTCATCCTTGCTTTGGTGCTATTGCTACTGGGAATTTTCTGGAAAGTTATCTTTAGTGTCCTACCTTGAGCATCTTCAAATAAAGCATTATATCTTTTAGGTTGAATGGTGCGATCCTTTTTTTTCATCATATTGTTTCTGGCCGCTGCCCTTTTTACGGGCTTTTTGTCATCACAATATTCGACGTCTCCCATACTTTTTCAGGTCCTGATCGCTTTGAGCATCTTTGTTTTAGCGTTTCTTAAAATCGAGTGGGGCCTGTATATCTTAATTTTTTCCATGCTGCTGTCTCCTGAGTTTATGGTCAGCCAGGCCCCGGGCGGTGCCGGCCTAGGAAGGGGCGTAACCCTGCGGCTGGAAGACTTTTTACTGGTTATCATCGGTTTTAGCTGGTTTGCCAGAAACGCGGTTTACAAAGAACTGGGCCTGTTTTTAAAAACACCGTTGAATAAGCCCATTTTTTTTTATCTTCTGGTGTGTATTCTATCGACATGCCTGGGTATCATGGCCGGAAGGGTTGCGGCCGGGACAGGTTTTTTCTTTGTTTTAAAATACTTTGAATATGTTATCGTTTTTTTCATGCTGGTCAATTATGTTGAAAACTTAAAACAGATGAACCGGTTTCTGCTGTGTTTGTTGATAACGTGTTTTGTTGTATCCATCATCGGCATGCTGCAAATACCCGGAGGCGGACGCGTGAGCGCGCCCTTTGAAGGTGAAGTCGGCGAGCCCAATACTTTTGGAGGATACCTTGTGTTTATGGGGGCGATTGCCGCGGGTTTATTTTCAAAGGCTGAAAGTTTGAAAGTGAAGCAGTTGCTTGCCGTTCTGATAATGGCTATAATTCCTCCCTTTCTTTTTACGCAGTCCAGAGCCTCCTACCTGGCCGCTATCCCCGTATGCCTGGCCCTGGGTCTGATGGCTGAAAAACGAGTCCTTATCGTGGGGCTGATATTGATTTCGCTGGCTATAAGTCCACTTTTTCTGCCGGCAACGGTCAAGAACAGGATCATATTTACCTTCACCCAGCCCAAAGAGGCCGGACAGATTGCCGTGGCCGGAGTGAGAGTCGACACCTCCCTTTCGGCAAGGATAGTAAGCTGGAAAGAAGCCTTGCAGGACTGGCCCAAGCATCCGATACTGGGTTACGGAGTAACCGGTTATCAATTCATAGATGCGCAATTTCCGAGGATTCTGGTTGAGACCGGAATTGTGGGCTTCATGGCATTTATATATCTTTTATTTTCAATTTTTAAGTTAACCATACTTAATTTAAGGAAGCTTAAAACGCCTTATCTTAAAGGGCTGGTGATTGGTTTTCTG is part of the Candidatus Desulfatibia profunda genome and encodes:
- a CDS encoding AAA family ATPase, encoding EVNDQIQAVVLEITKELNAYLSILGKREADVFAKLKQLRLETQSLPEKALKMVRLQRELQLQESLYSQLKTKYQETLILESGKVEEVSIIKPALVPAAPFNTPSKVTIVVTGIIMGLVIGIVFAFGAEVFDTSMGTIEDVENLLQVPVLGVIPFMAKGEKEKHRGGNADSGAGRKRDLITHYDPKSFPAEAFRTLRSNLEFLSLDKKGKSFLITSSFVQEGKTFNAVNLALSMAQTGSRVLLLEADLRKPTIHRTFGLEKTPGLTDCVLGNYQWKDIVNTITDVMLGDFELEEILRTPGLDNLHIICAGTKPPNPAEILRSKRFGEILQEVYQHYDIIILDAPPILPVVDATEIGPHVDGVVIVYTVGKIGRGVLKRAKMSMDNIHANVWGIILNNVKPEAGPDYFKYHTQYYYGPQEEIERKKSSPIKGFFLKLFKPASSVKPFLLVIFILALVLLLLGIFWKVIFSVLP
- a CDS encoding O-antigen ligase family protein → MVRSFFFIILFLAAALFTGFLSSQYSTSPILFQVLIALSIFVLAFLKIEWGLYILIFSMLLSPEFMVSQAPGGAGLGRGVTLRLEDFLLVIIGFSWFARNAVYKELGLFLKTPLNKPIFFYLLVCILSTCLGIMAGRVAAGTGFFFVLKYFEYVIVFFMLVNYVENLKQMNRFLLCLLITCFVVSIIGMLQIPGGGRVSAPFEGEVGEPNTFGGYLVFMGAIAAGLFSKAESLKVKQLLAVLIMAIIPPFLFTQSRASYLAAIPVCLALGLMAEKRVLIVGLILISLAISPLFLPATVKNRIIFTFTQPKEAGQIAVAGVRVDTSLSARIVSWKEALQDWPKHPILGYGVTGYQFIDAQFPRILVETGIVGFMAFIYLLFSIFKLTILNLRKLKTPYLKGLVIGFLAGYIGLLFHAIGANTFIIVRIMEPFWFFVGIVTVLPTLEGAEQLSTEPVNGASVRFA